One window of Rhodothermales bacterium genomic DNA carries:
- the rplQ gene encoding 50S ribosomal protein L17 has translation MRHQNKIAKLGRTSSHRKATMAALSTALIKHKRITTTLAKAKALRSYVEPLISRSRTDNTHNRRQVFRYLQDKHAVTELFSGIADKVGDRPGGYTRVVKLGQRAGDSAQMAIIEFVDYNETGDSGRSTGRKRRTRRGRSGGGRSKVAAAASAAVETVKDAAESVADSAEDLAEKAADVAEDAMDKIEDAAEAVVDKVEDAAEAVADKVEDLVDDAKEKLSGDDDSDEEAKQG, from the coding sequence ATGAGACACCAGAACAAGATCGCCAAGCTGGGGCGCACCAGCTCGCACCGCAAGGCCACCATGGCCGCGCTGTCGACGGCGCTCATCAAGCACAAGCGCATCACGACCACGCTGGCCAAAGCCAAGGCCCTGCGTTCCTACGTGGAGCCGCTGATCAGCCGGTCCCGGACCGACAACACCCACAACCGTCGTCAGGTCTTTCGCTACCTGCAGGACAAGCACGCCGTGACGGAGCTGTTCTCGGGTATCGCCGACAAGGTCGGTGACAGGCCCGGAGGCTACACCCGTGTGGTGAAGCTCGGGCAGCGTGCCGGGGACAGTGCCCAGATGGCCATCATCGAATTCGTTGATTACAACGAGACCGGTGATTCCGGCCGTTCTACCGGACGGAAGCGCCGCACGCGTCGTGGACGCTCGGGTGGGGGCCGTTCAAAAGTGGCCGCCGCCGCATCCGCCGCCGTGGAGACGGTGAAGGACGCTGCCGAGTCGGTCGCGGATTCCGCCGAGGATCTCGCGGAGAAGGCAGCTGATGTGGCCGAGGACGCGATGGACAAGATCGAGGACGCTGCGGAAGCCGTCGTCGACAAGGTCGAAGACGCCGCCGAGGCCGTAGCCGACAAGGTCGAGGACCTGGTCGACGACGCCAAGGAGAAACTCTCGGGCGACGACGACTCCGACGAGGAAGCGAAGCAAGGCTGA
- a CDS encoding DNA-directed RNA polymerase subunit alpha, with product MSNYSIQMPEGVEVEEATDTYGRFVIQPLERGYGVTIGNALRRVLLSSLEGIAITALRVDGVQHEFSMIPGVTEDVADIILNLKGVRFKAEEPTDGAVHLMVKGPGTWTAADIGEATSEFEILNPEHHIATLSEDANLSVELRIGVGRGYVPADENKRADDPIGVVAVDAIFTPIQNVRYNITQTRVGEKIDYERLSLEVTTDGSVQPEDALARAAQILRDHVNMFIKMDSEPQPTEQEKEVDAEVARVRELLSQSVDELDLSVRAHNCLKAANIKTIGDLVRREESEMLKFRNFGRKSLQELMQVLEERNLHFGLDVDKYLESVKN from the coding sequence ATGAGCAATTACTCAATCCAGATGCCTGAGGGCGTCGAGGTAGAGGAAGCAACAGATACCTACGGCCGGTTTGTGATCCAGCCGCTGGAGCGCGGTTACGGGGTAACCATCGGTAATGCCCTGCGCCGGGTCCTTCTTTCCTCCCTGGAGGGAATCGCAATCACCGCGCTTCGCGTGGACGGTGTGCAGCACGAGTTCTCGATGATCCCCGGGGTCACCGAAGACGTTGCCGACATCATCCTCAACCTGAAGGGCGTGCGCTTCAAGGCCGAGGAGCCGACCGACGGTGCCGTGCACCTGATGGTGAAGGGCCCCGGCACGTGGACGGCAGCCGACATTGGTGAGGCCACGAGCGAGTTCGAGATCCTGAATCCCGAGCACCACATCGCGACGCTGTCCGAGGACGCCAACCTGTCCGTGGAGCTGCGCATCGGCGTTGGTCGCGGATACGTGCCGGCCGACGAGAACAAGCGCGCCGACGACCCGATTGGTGTCGTTGCGGTCGATGCCATCTTCACGCCGATCCAGAACGTTCGCTACAACATCACGCAGACGCGTGTGGGCGAGAAGATAGACTACGAGCGCCTGAGCCTCGAGGTCACCACCGACGGTTCCGTCCAGCCTGAAGATGCCCTGGCGCGGGCCGCGCAGATTCTGCGTGACCACGTCAACATGTTCATCAAGATGGACAGCGAGCCGCAGCCGACCGAGCAGGAGAAAGAAGTGGATGCCGAAGTGGCCCGCGTTCGCGAGCTGCTGAGCCAATCCGTAGACGAACTCGACCTCTCGGTCCGTGCCCACAACTGCCTCAAGGCCGCCAACATCAAGACCATCGGTGATCTGGTGCGTCGCGAGGAGTCCGAGATGCTGAAGTTCCGCAACTTCGGCCGCAAATCGCTCCAGGAACTGATGCAGGTCCTGGAAGAGCGCAACCTGCACTTCGGACTCGATGTCGACAAGTACCTCGAGTCGGTCAAAAACTAG
- the rpsD gene encoding 30S ribosomal protein S4 — protein sequence MARYRGPKQKIARRFKEPIFGPSKALERKPNPPGQHGRGRRPKESEYAIQLKEKQKAKYTYGLLERQFRRLFEKAARKKGVTGENLLRFLEARLDNTVFRLGFARTRRQARQLVTHGHVTVNGQVLNIPSAQLRSGDLVSLRPKSRNLIVVQDSVKSTRRSFPWLEVDRNALTGKFLDYPNREDIPENIKEQLIVELYSK from the coding sequence CCCCAGCAAGGCGCTGGAGCGCAAGCCAAACCCGCCCGGCCAGCATGGCCGCGGCCGTCGTCCGAAAGAGAGCGAGTACGCAATCCAGCTGAAGGAGAAGCAGAAAGCCAAATACACCTACGGACTGCTCGAGCGCCAATTCCGCCGCCTGTTTGAGAAGGCAGCCCGCAAGAAAGGCGTCACTGGCGAGAACCTCCTCCGTTTCCTGGAGGCCCGTCTCGACAACACGGTGTTTCGTCTGGGCTTTGCCCGCACCCGCCGTCAGGCCCGCCAGCTCGTCACGCACGGGCACGTGACGGTCAACGGCCAGGTCCTCAACATTCCGTCGGCCCAGCTTCGTTCAGGCGATCTGGTATCGCTGCGTCCCAAGAGCCGCAACCTGATTGTGGTTCAGGACTCGGTGAAGTCCACCCGGCGCAGCTTCCCCTGGCTGGAAGTGGACCGCAACGCGTTGACCGGCAAGTTCCTGGACTATCCCAACCGCGAGGATATCCCGGAGAACATCAAAGAGCAGCTCATCGTCGAGCTGTACTCGAAGTAG